Within the Candidatus Izemoplasma sp. genome, the region TTAAAGTATAGGTGATTGTAATGAAAATTATATTTTTAGGTGATAGTCTTACAGAAGGTACTCCCGGCGTTTCATTTTTTGCGCCTTTAAAAGAGTCCTTTTCTAATCACAAACTAATCAATTATGGTAAGGGAGGAGATACCGTCTCAAGTTTGTTAGCACGCTTAAAAAGATTAGATCTAAAAGCAAATATTATTGTGCTCTTTGTTGGAGCAAATGATGTTTTTGTGAAGGTCTCCTGGACGTTTTCAGTCTATAAAACAATTACGAAGCAAAAGTGGGCCAAGGATAAAACAACCTTTAAAGATAAGTATGACGCATTACTTAGTAAGGTGACAGAAAAAGCGACACATGTAATTGTTATACCACCTTTATTAATTGGTGAACAATTAGATAACGAGTATAATCAACTATTAAAAGAGTATAGAGAGAGTATTGAACATTTAGTTAATACTTACCAGAATATAGATTATATTGATCTCCATCAGGAATTTAAAAACTATTTAGACGCCAAAGAAAGCAGTGACTATATTGCTAAAAGTCTAAAGAGTATTATGCAAGATGTGAGAAATTTAAAGACTAAAGAAGAGATTGATTGCGTTAGTCAAGATAGAGGGTTACACGTTACACTTGATGGTGTACATTTAAACTCAACAGGCGCGCTTATTATCACACGTAAACTTGAAGAAGTCTTAACATATTATATTAATAAAGAGACTTAGAAATTCTAAGTCTCTCAGACTGTT harbors:
- a CDS encoding GDSL-type esterase/lipase family protein — encoded protein: MKIIFLGDSLTEGTPGVSFFAPLKESFSNHKLINYGKGGDTVSSLLARLKRLDLKANIIVLFVGANDVFVKVSWTFSVYKTITKQKWAKDKTTFKDKYDALLSKVTEKATHVIVIPPLLIGEQLDNEYNQLLKEYRESIEHLVNTYQNIDYIDLHQEFKNYLDAKESSDYIAKSLKSIMQDVRNLKTKEEIDCVSQDRGLHVTLDGVHLNSTGALIITRKLEEVLTYYINKET